A region of Bacteroidota bacterium DNA encodes the following proteins:
- the sppA gene encoding signal peptide peptidase SppA: MKQFFKFMFASMLGFIISGVVLFFILVGSIAGLASKGDKKETKVASNSILKLNLNYAIPERSSSNFFKNFNFSSMENKEEIGLDDVLKNIRKAAGDDNIKGIYLEMGISMNSFANTEEIRNELIAFKKSKKFIVAYGELVDQKSYYLCSVADKVYLNPAGELILNGLSSSTPYLKNMFDKIGVNPELIKHGKFKSAGEPLISDKMSDANREQISAFMGSLYHTMTGNIATARKKQAVEIENIINELAVQHPSDAVTLGLADGLKYDDEVEAELKKLTNTEESADLKFISLGKYKNTPNPSVSTSDDKIAIIYCDGEIVSGESNNENMGSETISKAIKKVRLDDSYKAIVLRINSPGGSAMASDIIWREVILAKKAKPVVVSMGSVAASGGYYIAAPADVIVAQPNTITGSIGVFGVMFNAKELINNKLGIKFETVKFGEFADLGSVDRPLTEAERAIIQKGVDRVYDEFITRVADGRKLKKEQVDSIAQGRVWAANDAKKIGLVDEIGGLDKAIEIAKKKAKLSDARTVNLPEQKDPIENFFNDMANETSIFFTKRSLTPEQFKLYNDMNKVMRYQGIQARMSFDLNVQ, translated from the coding sequence ATGAAACAATTTTTTAAATTCATGTTTGCCAGTATGCTAGGCTTTATTATAAGCGGAGTAGTATTGTTTTTTATCCTTGTTGGCTCCATAGCCGGTTTGGCCAGTAAAGGCGATAAAAAGGAAACAAAAGTGGCCAGCAATTCCATTCTGAAGTTAAATTTAAATTATGCTATTCCTGAAAGAAGCAGCAGTAATTTTTTTAAGAACTTTAATTTTTCGAGCATGGAAAATAAAGAAGAAATTGGTTTAGACGATGTATTGAAAAATATTAGAAAAGCAGCTGGTGATGACAACATAAAAGGCATTTATCTGGAAATGGGTATTTCTATGAACAGTTTTGCCAATACGGAAGAAATAAGAAATGAGTTGATTGCTTTTAAAAAGTCAAAAAAATTCATTGTGGCTTATGGCGAGTTGGTTGATCAAAAATCATATTACTTATGTTCAGTAGCCGACAAAGTATATTTAAATCCGGCAGGGGAGCTTATTTTGAATGGTTTGTCAAGTAGTACACCATACTTAAAAAACATGTTCGATAAAATTGGTGTGAACCCTGAGTTGATAAAACATGGTAAATTTAAATCGGCAGGAGAGCCGCTTATTTCAGATAAAATGAGCGATGCCAACAGAGAGCAAATCAGTGCATTTATGGGTAGTTTATATCATACCATGACAGGTAATATTGCCACAGCACGTAAAAAACAAGCGGTTGAAATAGAAAATATTATCAATGAATTAGCCGTTCAACATCCATCAGATGCAGTAACTTTAGGTTTAGCCGATGGTTTAAAATATGATGATGAAGTAGAAGCTGAATTGAAAAAATTAACCAATACAGAAGAAAGTGCGGACTTGAAATTTATATCGTTAGGGAAATATAAAAACACACCTAACCCAAGTGTTTCCACAAGTGATGATAAAATTGCAATTATTTACTGCGATGGAGAAATAGTAAGTGGTGAAAGCAACAACGAAAACATGGGTAGCGAAACCATTTCTAAAGCCATTAAAAAAGTAAGGTTAGACGATAGCTATAAAGCCATTGTTTTACGTATTAACTCACCAGGCGGAAGTGCTATGGCAAGCGATATTATTTGGAGAGAAGTAATATTGGCTAAAAAAGCCAAGCCAGTTGTAGTAAGCATGGGTAGCGTAGCAGCCAGTGGAGGTTATTATATAGCTGCTCCTGCTGATGTAATTGTAGCACAACCAAATACTATTACAGGTTCAATAGGTGTTTTTGGTGTGATGTTCAATGCCAAAGAATTAATCAATAACAAACTGGGTATTAAATTTGAAACCGTAAAGTTTGGTGAGTTTGCTGATTTAGGTTCGGTTGACAGACCTTTAACCGAAGCAGAAAGAGCTATTATTCAAAAAGGTGTTGACAGAGTATATGATGAGTTTATTACCCGAGTAGCTGATGGCCGTAAGTTAAAAAAAGAACAAGTGGATAGTATTGCACAAGGAAGAGTTTGGGCTGCTAACGATGCGAAAAAAATTGGTTTAGTAGACGAAATAGGTGGATTGGATAAAGCTATTGAAATAGCTAAGAAAAAAGCAAAACTAAGCGATGCACGTACCGTAAACTTACCGGAACAAAAAGACCCGATAGAAAATTTCTTTAACGATATGGCAAATGAAACAAGTATTTTCTTTACCAAAAGAAGCTTAACTCCTGAGCAATTTAAATTGTATAACGACATGAATAAAGTAATGCGTTACCAAGGCATTCAAGCCAGAATGAGCTTTGATTTAAATGTACAATAA
- a CDS encoding aminotransferase class V-fold PLP-dependent enzyme, producing the protein MTEKNLQRQMQQEMIDKKIFNQAKEYAFDYADKALERNVYPTDEALEKLAIFDEQLPDNIGDSLGIIELLHTYGSPATVTQIGGRYFGLVNGGIIPTALAVKWLNDFWDQNTPLYVTSPITSKLETVVEGWLKQLFNFPESTVAGFVSGTSMSILCGLAAARFRIYQRLNWDINAKGFMNAPKVRIVAGQHAHATVLKSVALLGFGNDNIEWVDVDSEGRMIVDKIPELDESTILILQAGNVSSGSFDNFNEICDKAKKTNTWVHIDGAFGLWAAGSEQLKHLTSGIEKADSWSVDGHKTLNTPYDCGIVLCKDKEALVSALQATGSYIVYGENRDGMLYTPEMSRRARAVELWATMKYLGKEGIDVLVYGLHERAKQFAAALKENNFQILNEVVFNQVLVACDSDAETEEILKNLQELRECWCGGSVWFNKKVIRISVCSWATTEDDVTRSVLSFVKARKQVKKK; encoded by the coding sequence ATGACTGAGAAGAATTTACAAAGACAGATGCAACAAGAAATGATTGATAAAAAAATATTCAATCAAGCTAAAGAATATGCATTTGATTATGCAGATAAAGCATTGGAAAGAAATGTTTATCCGACTGATGAAGCACTTGAAAAGCTGGCTATTTTCGATGAACAATTACCTGATAACATCGGTGATTCTTTAGGAATAATAGAATTACTTCATACATATGGTTCTCCTGCAACAGTTACTCAAATTGGAGGAAGATACTTTGGGTTAGTTAATGGCGGTATTATACCAACGGCTCTGGCGGTTAAATGGCTAAATGATTTTTGGGACCAGAATACACCTTTATATGTTACTTCTCCGATAACATCAAAATTGGAGACCGTGGTTGAGGGTTGGCTGAAACAACTTTTTAACTTTCCAGAATCAACTGTTGCAGGTTTTGTAAGTGGCACGTCCATGTCAATTCTGTGCGGACTTGCTGCTGCACGTTTCAGGATTTATCAAAGATTAAACTGGGATATTAATGCAAAAGGATTCATGAATGCTCCTAAAGTTAGAATTGTTGCTGGACAACACGCACATGCTACTGTTCTAAAATCCGTAGCGTTGCTAGGTTTTGGAAATGACAATATTGAATGGGTTGATGTGGATAGTGAAGGAAGAATGATTGTAGATAAAATTCCGGAACTGGATGAAAGCACCATACTTATTCTCCAGGCAGGCAATGTAAGCTCCGGCTCATTTGATAATTTTAATGAAATTTGCGATAAGGCAAAAAAAACAAATACATGGGTCCACATTGATGGTGCTTTTGGTTTATGGGCTGCTGGTTCGGAGCAACTCAAACATTTAACATCAGGAATTGAAAAAGCAGATTCATGGTCTGTTGATGGACACAAAACGTTGAATACACCATACGATTGTGGTATTGTATTATGCAAAGATAAAGAAGCACTGGTTTCTGCTCTTCAGGCAACGGGTTCATATATAGTATATGGCGAAAATAGAGATGGAATGCTTTACACACCTGAGATGTCGAGAAGGGCTCGCGCTGTTGAACTTTGGGCAACCATGAAATATTTAGGTAAAGAGGGTATTGATGTGTTAGTTTATGGATTACATGAACGAGCTAAACAGTTTGCTGCAGCACTCAAAGAAAACAACTTTCAAATACTAAATGAGGTGGTATTTAACCAGGTTTTAGTTGCTTGTGATAGTGATGCTGAGACGGAAGAAATTTTGAAAAACCTGCAAGAGTTAAGAGAATGTTGGTGTGGTGGTTCTGTATGGTTTAATAAAAAGGTAATCAGAATAAGTGTTTGTTCATGGGCAACAACAGAAGATGATGTAACACGTTCCGTTTTATCATTTGTAAAAGCAAGAAAGCAGGTAAAAAAGAAATGA
- a CDS encoding glycosyltransferase produces the protein MQAFSKPTILFNPQQTTNADAVFSIVIPSWNNLAMLQFCIAAIHKNSHFKHQIVIHVNEGTDGTLEWVKQQGFDYTYSAENAGVCYAMNAMATLAKTDYILFLNDDMYVCPNWDLPLWNEVKKQSDNLWYFSGTMIEPTFSGNKCAIAPFDFGNNPTNFKEKELLAFIAKLKLSDWFGASWPPSLVHKTLFNQIGGYSEEFSPGMYSDPDFSMKLWNAGVRNFKGLGNSLVYHFQSKSTGRVVRNDGRKQFAAKWGVPSSYFYKHVLLLGEKYKSDQLLTMRKNVFYYVAKLRALWISK, from the coding sequence ATGCAAGCATTTAGTAAGCCTACTATTTTATTTAATCCGCAACAAACAACAAATGCAGATGCTGTTTTTAGCATCGTTATTCCTTCGTGGAATAATTTAGCCATGCTGCAATTTTGCATAGCTGCCATTCATAAAAATTCGCATTTCAAACATCAGATAGTTATACATGTAAATGAAGGTACCGATGGTACTTTGGAATGGGTAAAGCAACAAGGGTTTGATTATACCTATTCTGCCGAAAACGCAGGCGTTTGTTATGCCATGAATGCCATGGCAACTTTAGCCAAGACTGATTATATATTGTTTTTAAACGATGATATGTATGTATGCCCTAACTGGGATTTACCTTTATGGAACGAAGTAAAGAAACAATCCGATAACTTATGGTATTTTAGCGGTACCATGATTGAGCCTACTTTTAGTGGTAATAAATGTGCTATTGCACCTTTCGATTTTGGTAACAATCCAACCAATTTTAAAGAAAAGGAATTATTGGCTTTTATAGCTAAACTAAAACTAAGCGATTGGTTTGGTGCAAGCTGGCCACCAAGTTTGGTGCATAAAACATTGTTTAACCAAATAGGAGGCTATAGCGAAGAGTTTAGTCCCGGTATGTACAGCGACCCTGATTTTTCTATGAAACTATGGAATGCTGGCGTACGTAATTTTAAAGGATTAGGCAATAGTTTGGTATACCATTTCCAAAGCAAAAGCACGGGTAGGGTAGTGCGCAACGATGGACGCAAACAATTTGCGGCCAAATGGGGAGTACCTTCTTCGTATTTCTATAAGCATGTATTATTGTTAGGCGAAAAATACAAATCAGACCAACTACTTACTATGCGTAAAAATGTATTTTATTATGTGGCTAAATTAAGAGCCTTATGGATTTCAAAATAA
- a CDS encoding glycosyltransferase family 2 protein, translating to MELSIAIITHNESLNIERCINSVKGIADDIIVVDSYSTDNTVALAQQMGARVVLQKFLGHIEQKNFAVSQAKYPFILSLDADEAIDETLLNEIKAIKSNPIHADGYLINRFNNYCGQWIKHGAWQSDIKLRLWDSTKGKWAGLNPHDKFEMIPDANIQLLRGQILHWSYTSVEEHKGKVEYFSTIAAQAYFNRGKQSSYFKIVFSPLFRFVRDYIFKLGFLDGKYGLIIAHLTAKEVRLKYQKLMALNVG from the coding sequence ATGGAATTAAGTATAGCTATTATTACGCATAATGAATCGTTGAATATAGAGCGGTGTATTAATTCTGTTAAAGGTATTGCAGACGATATTATTGTAGTTGATTCTTACTCCACAGACAATACCGTTGCATTGGCTCAACAAATGGGTGCAAGAGTAGTATTACAAAAGTTCTTGGGTCATATAGAACAAAAAAACTTTGCTGTTTCACAAGCCAAATATCCTTTTATTCTTTCGCTTGATGCAGACGAAGCCATTGACGAAACTTTACTGAACGAAATAAAAGCCATTAAAAGCAATCCGATACATGCAGATGGTTATTTAATTAATCGGTTTAATAACTATTGCGGCCAATGGATAAAACACGGTGCGTGGCAAAGCGATATAAAACTGCGTTTGTGGGATAGTACCAAAGGCAAATGGGCAGGGCTTAATCCGCACGATAAATTTGAAATGATACCCGATGCCAATATTCAACTCTTAAGAGGCCAAATATTGCATTGGTCATATACTTCAGTGGAGGAGCATAAAGGTAAGGTGGAGTATTTTTCAACCATTGCTGCGCAAGCTTATTTTAACAGGGGTAAACAATCTTCGTATTTTAAAATTGTGTTCAGTCCGTTATTCCGTTTTGTACGCGATTATATTTTTAAGTTGGGTTTTTTAGATGGCAAATATGGATTGATTATAGCCCATTTAACAGCCAAAGAAGTAAGGCTCAAATACCAAAAGCTAATGGCTTTGAATGTCGGTTAG
- a CDS encoding glycosyltransferase family 2 protein, protein MINYPKVAVVIIHWNKVEYLQKFLPSVVANDYPNLEIVLADNHSSDESIAFVKENYPQITIVQNGYNYGYAGGYNHALKHVEADYYVLLNNDIEVTDNWIAPVIEAMQADETIAAAQPKMLQYNNKKLFEYAGAAGGYMDSFGYVFCKGRLFETCEEDKNQYQDIEQVFWATGACLFIKAKAFHEVDGFDAHFFAHMEEVDLCWRLQLRGYKIISVPTSTVYHVGGGTLNKQSEKKTYLNFRNSLIMLLKNLPAHKVWWLVPFRHFLDLMSSGFFLLNGFPKHSLAIHKAHYHFAKHFFTWLKLRKKTQATIKNKKLHGLYANSVVWKHFVEKKQYFTEL, encoded by the coding sequence ATGATTAATTACCCGAAGGTAGCTGTTGTAATTATCCATTGGAATAAAGTTGAATACTTACAAAAGTTTCTTCCTTCAGTAGTTGCTAATGATTATCCAAACTTAGAAATAGTTTTAGCCGATAACCATTCAAGCGATGAATCTATTGCATTTGTAAAAGAAAATTACCCGCAAATAACCATTGTACAAAACGGCTATAATTATGGCTATGCGGGTGGCTACAACCATGCTTTAAAACATGTAGAAGCTGATTATTATGTACTTTTAAACAATGATATTGAAGTAACTGATAATTGGATAGCACCCGTTATTGAAGCCATGCAGGCCGATGAAACCATAGCAGCCGCTCAACCCAAAATGTTGCAATACAATAATAAAAAGCTGTTTGAATATGCAGGTGCTGCAGGCGGTTATATGGACAGTTTTGGTTATGTGTTTTGTAAAGGCCGGTTATTTGAAACATGCGAAGAGGATAAAAATCAATACCAAGACATTGAACAGGTTTTTTGGGCTACAGGTGCCTGCTTGTTTATAAAAGCAAAAGCTTTTCACGAAGTGGACGGATTTGATGCACACTTTTTTGCCCACATGGAAGAGGTAGACCTTTGCTGGCGTTTGCAGCTTAGAGGCTACAAAATAATAAGTGTACCTACCAGTACTGTTTACCACGTAGGAGGCGGCACTTTAAATAAGCAAAGCGAGAAAAAAACCTATTTAAATTTCAGGAACTCGCTTATTATGTTACTGAAAAATTTACCCGCCCATAAAGTATGGTGGCTTGTTCCTTTCAGGCACTTTTTGGACTTAATGAGTTCCGGTTTTTTCTTATTGAACGGTTTTCCTAAACATAGTTTGGCTATACACAAAGCACACTACCATTTTGCCAAACATTTTTTTACTTGGCTAAAACTGCGTAAAAAAACACAGGCTACCATTAAAAACAAAAAACTACATGGCTTATATGCTAACAGTGTGGTTTGGAAACATTTTGTAGAAAAGAAACAATACTTTACGGAGCTTTAA
- a CDS encoding superoxide dismutase: MKILAIEKELKTVDWENEMQTLIEEAKSAYKLILSGNLREIYFTENKHAVLILECEDKIAAKQLLAELPLVQKEIIAFEIMALQPYTGFTRLMNLE, from the coding sequence ATGAAAATATTAGCCATAGAAAAAGAGTTGAAAACCGTTGATTGGGAAAATGAAATGCAAACACTGATCGAAGAAGCAAAATCAGCTTATAAATTAATACTTTCAGGTAATTTACGGGAAATATACTTCACTGAAAACAAGCATGCCGTACTTATTCTTGAATGTGAGGATAAAATTGCTGCCAAGCAACTATTAGCCGAATTACCATTGGTTCAGAAAGAAATAATAGCTTTTGAAATAATGGCATTGCAGCCCTATACTGGTTTTACCCGATTAATGAATTTAGAATAA
- a CDS encoding GNAT family protein, giving the protein MNLDFTEKYILENDFVLLRPLEVMDKEVLIEFGINEPEIWKFNANGGNGKENFENYFDTAIKQFRDKNQYPFIVFDKRNNKYVGMTRLYEISNESKRLDIGFTWYGKNFQGTGLNKNCKYLLLEFAFDKLQMVRVGFGANSKNERSINAMKSIGCKVEGILRQYGKDADGNIIDAIKLSILKNEWDENVKVNLKKQTEKFVGS; this is encoded by the coding sequence ATGAATTTGGACTTTACAGAAAAATATATTTTAGAGAATGACTTTGTTTTATTACGACCATTAGAAGTTATGGACAAAGAAGTTCTGATAGAATTTGGGATAAATGAACCTGAAATTTGGAAATTTAACGCTAACGGAGGAAACGGAAAAGAAAATTTTGAGAACTATTTTGATACCGCAATCAAACAGTTCAGAGATAAAAATCAATATCCTTTTATCGTATTTGACAAAAGAAATAATAAGTATGTTGGCATGACGAGATTATACGAAATCTCCAATGAATCTAAGCGGCTTGACATTGGGTTTACCTGGTATGGAAAAAACTTTCAAGGGACAGGATTAAACAAAAACTGTAAATATTTGCTACTTGAATTTGCTTTTGACAAACTTCAAATGGTAAGGGTTGGATTTGGAGCAAACAGCAAAAATGAGAGAAGCATTAACGCAATGAAAAGTATTGGTTGTAAAGTAGAAGGAATATTAAGGCAATATGGTAAAGATGCTGATGGAAATATAATTGATGCCATTAAATTGAGTATTTTGAAAAATGAATGGGACGAAAACGTAAAAGTAAATTTGAAAAAACAAACAGAAAAATTTGTCGGTAGCTAA
- the efp gene encoding elongation factor P codes for MASTGDLFKGCFIKFNGELCQVMEYQHRTPGNLRAFYQVVLRNVKTGKQVEHRMRAGESVEMMRVEHREMQFLYKDGSSLVLMDPENFEQIYVEDSTVGTTAKFLKEEMILKVAFESDTVIGVEPPNFGIYEITYTEPGVKGDTATNTLKPATIDTGAEIMVPLFVNQGEKVKVDLRTESYSERVK; via the coding sequence ATGGCAAGTACAGGCGATTTATTTAAAGGCTGTTTTATAAAATTCAATGGCGAATTATGCCAGGTAATGGAATATCAGCACCGCACACCGGGTAATTTAAGAGCATTTTATCAGGTAGTATTGCGTAACGTAAAAACAGGTAAACAAGTTGAGCACCGCATGCGTGCAGGCGAAAGTGTAGAAATGATGCGTGTTGAACACCGCGAAATGCAATTTTTATATAAAGACGGAAGCAGCCTGGTATTAATGGACCCAGAAAACTTTGAACAAATTTATGTAGAAGATTCAACCGTGGGTACTACCGCTAAATTTTTAAAAGAAGAAATGATTTTAAAAGTAGCTTTTGAAAGCGATACCGTAATTGGTGTAGAGCCCCCTAACTTTGGCATTTACGAAATTACTTATACCGAGCCGGGTGTAAAAGGCGATACTGCTACTAACACGCTTAAACCAGCTACTATTGATACCGGTGCAGAAATAATGGTTCCATTGTTTGTAAACCAAGGCGAAAAAGTAAAAGTTGATTTACGTACAGAGTCTTACTCAGAAAGAGTAAAATAA
- the aroC gene encoding chorismate synthase, translating into MAGNTFGNLFKITTFGESHGPALGVIIDGVLPKIKFDFDLVQADLNKRKPGQSKITTERNEDESFEVLSGLLDGVTTGTPLTIIVKNKNHESKDYEHLKDIYRPSHADYTHQQKYGIRDVRGGGRQSARETVARVLAGSVAKMILQNIGVEIHTFVSQIHTIKLDKDIDALDFAAIESNIVRCPDNNTADKMIALIEQVKQEGDSVGGVITCVCKKVPVGLGEPVFNKLHAELGKAILSINACKGFELGNGFDSVTMKGSEHNDIFEMKDGQLTTQSNHSGGIQGGISNGMDIVFKAAFKPVSTIKQNQNTVNTHFENTQFTAQGRHDPCVVPRAVPIVEAMAALVLVDYYLLNKVYS; encoded by the coding sequence ATGGCAGGTAATACTTTTGGTAATCTATTTAAAATAACAACTTTTGGCGAAAGCCACGGCCCTGCATTGGGTGTAATTATTGATGGCGTTTTACCAAAAATAAAATTTGATTTCGATTTGGTGCAGGCTGATTTAAACAAACGCAAACCCGGCCAATCGAAAATAACTACGGAAAGAAACGAAGACGAAAGCTTTGAAGTATTAAGTGGTTTATTGGATGGAGTAACTACAGGTACCCCTTTAACTATTATAGTTAAAAACAAAAACCACGAATCGAAAGACTACGAGCATTTAAAAGATATATACAGACCCTCACATGCCGATTATACCCACCAACAAAAATATGGTATCAGGGATGTAAGAGGTGGAGGCCGTCAATCGGCCAGAGAAACCGTAGCGCGTGTATTGGCGGGTTCTGTTGCCAAAATGATACTTCAAAACATTGGTGTTGAAATACACACTTTTGTTTCGCAAATCCATACCATTAAACTGGATAAGGATATTGACGCCCTTGATTTTGCTGCTATTGAATCAAATATAGTTCGATGCCCGGATAACAACACGGCTGATAAAATGATAGCCTTGATAGAACAGGTGAAACAGGAAGGTGATTCGGTTGGTGGAGTTATTACCTGTGTTTGCAAAAAAGTACCTGTTGGTTTAGGTGAGCCTGTTTTTAATAAACTGCATGCTGAACTAGGTAAAGCTATTTTAAGCATTAATGCCTGCAAAGGGTTTGAATTAGGAAATGGCTTTGACAGCGTTACCATGAAAGGCAGTGAGCACAACGATATTTTTGAAATGAAAGACGGGCAGCTCACCACCCAAAGTAACCACAGCGGAGGTATTCAAGGTGGCATAAGCAATGGAATGGATATAGTTTTTAAAGCGGCTTTTAAACCTGTTTCTACCATTAAACAAAACCAAAATACGGTAAACACGCATTTTGAAAACACCCAATTTACAGCCCAAGGTCGCCACGACCCTTGTGTAGTGCCCCGAGCCGTTCCTATTGTAGAGGCAATGGCCGCTTTGGTACTGGTTGATTATTATTTATTAAATAAAGTTTATAGCTAG